Sequence from the Salinicoccus sp. RF5 genome:
CTGGGACGGCATGGGCCTGGTGATCCTGCATTCAGCGCACTTCTCCAAGCCGTTCAAACTGCTGATGGGCACATCCTGCGACCTCAAGTGGCGTGAAGCGAATGAAAAGGAACGCCTCTGGGTGGTCGATCCGACGCATCCGATTGTTGATGGTCTCGGTGAATACTTCGAGCTGCCTGAAGAGGAGATGTACGGCGAGCATTTCGACATTCCCGTGCCGGATGAGCTGATCATGCTCAGCTGGTTTGAAGGCGGCGAAGTGTTCAGGAGTGCATGTACATTCAAACGGGGCAACGGCAAGATATTCTACTTCCGTCCGGGTCATGAGACACATCCGACATACTATGATGAGAACGTCCAGAAGGTCATCAATAATGGTGTGAACTGGG
This genomic interval carries:
- a CDS encoding ThuA domain-containing protein — translated: MKVTVWNEYRHEKESEVVGEIYPEGIHGQIASFLEGHEVTTATLDEAEHGLSDEVLDNTDVLIWWGHKAHDEVADEIAEKVRQRVWDGMGLVILHSAHFSKPFKLLMGTSCDLKWREANEKERLWVVDPTHPIVDGLGEYFELPEEEMYGEHFDIPVPDELIMLSWFEGGEVFRSACTFKRGNGKIFYFRPGHETHPTYYDENVQKVINNGVNWAGSVHGKKHYYGNHEPLEEIKEK